The Armatimonadota bacterium DNA window AAAATCGCGTCGTGTTTTGCATGCTTCATAAGATCAGCATTTACCTGGAATGGCGCAAAAATCGTTGCCCTCTCTTGGGCTTCGGCTTCCTGACCCATGCTCGCCCACACGTCCGTGTAGACCACATCAGCATCTTTGACAGCCTCTACGGCATCGTTGAATATCTCAATCTTGGCGCCTGTCTCTTTAGCAAACTCTTTTGCTGTGGCTGTCACATTCTCATCAGGCTCGTAGCCCTTGGGGCAGCCGATGGCAAAGTTCATTCCGACTTTGGCGGCAAGCAGCATCAGCGAATGAGCAACGTTGTTACCGTCACCTATAAATGCGAGCTTGAGCCCTTCAAACTTGCCCTTATGTTCGAGAATCGTATAGAAATCGGCCAGAGCCTGGCACGGGTGCTCGAGATCGGACAAGGCGTTTATGACTGGGACCCCCGAATACTGCGCAAGTCCGGTCACCTTCTCATGCTCAAACACACGGGCCATAATAATATCGCACATCCGCCCGATGGTCTGCGCCACATCGCCTATACTCTCGCGCTTGCCCAAGCCGATATCGTTGGGCCCGAGGTATATTCCGTGCCCTCCGAGCTGGAATATTCCGGTCTCGAAGGATACTCGCGTCCGCAGGCTGGGTTTCTCGAATATCATGGCAAGAGTCTTGCCCTCGAGAATCCTGCGCTGCCGTGACGGTGGGATAATTCCGTCCTTGAGCTTTCTGGTCATATCAAAGATAGCTTCTATCTCGGCCCTGTTAAGCTGCGAGATGCTGAGCAGACTGGTGCCCCGAAGCTCGACAACCGCTTCCGGTTTCTTCTCGCTGGTGAAGGCCACTCCCTCCAGCAGCTTGCCGCTGCGCTGCTCTATTACCGCCTGCCTGGCGGCTTCCAGCTCGACCCCGAACTTTGCCAGCGTCCGGGCAGCCAGGCCCTCCGGCTGTCGAATGACGCCAAGCAGAAGATGCTCTGAGCAGAGCCGATCGACCTGCATCTCGTTGCCCTCTTCATAGGCGTAGTCAATTGCGCGCTTGGCGCGCGGGGTAAGCTGCATATCGCCGCCCAGCTTGCCCGAGCCCCTGGCCATGTTGGCCTCAAGTTCGGCGCGCAGCTCTTTCAAGTCCACACCCAGCGAGGTCAGCACAAGCGCAGCGCCGCATCCCCGGTCTCTGGTCAGGCCCAGCAGAATATGCTCGATGGAGACGTTATTGTCACCCATCTTGCCCGCTTCTTCCTGAGCGAAAAATATAACCCGCTTAGCATGATCAGTAAATCGTTGCCACATTTAGTAATCTCCTCAAATAAACGATCAGGTTTCTTTCTTGTAACAAGCAAGAGTCAAAGCATCGGAATGGACACGATCCTCAACACAACGAAAACCGGCTTTTTCATATAAATGGCAGTTGCGTTTGTTGTCCTTTGGTGTAACGAGAGACCATGTGCTTGCCTCAGGGTGCTCGCTAAACATAAACTGCAGCGCCTTGCTTCCTATACCCCGGTTGTGATAATCGGGATGGACACTGAGCACACGCAGGAAGTAATGCGAATCGCTGCGCTTGCGTATCTCGATGCTTCCGACAGTCACACCATCCGCCATAGCCTTGTAAAATATGGTAGAGCGTATGTTTTTAAGCATCACTTCTCGGTCATATACATATGCCGGACATTCTCCATATTTCTGCAGGTCTACGGCAAATGCCGCATTCTGCACAGCTATCAAATCGTCGGCATCGTCTTCAGATGCCCGGACGAAATCGATATTCATTACTCTCCATCCAATATCTTTGCGATAATACTTACCGCACGGTCGACTAACTCTTGAGTCAGGATAAGAGGCGGGACGAAGCGCAGAGT harbors:
- the argF gene encoding ornithine carbamoyltransferase, with protein sequence MLSISQLNRAEIEAIFDMTRKLKDGIIPPSRQRRILEGKTLAMIFEKPSLRTRVSFETGIFQLGGHGIYLGPNDIGLGKRESIGDVAQTIGRMCDIIMARVFEHEKVTGLAQYSGVPVINALSDLEHPCQALADFYTILEHKGKFEGLKLAFIGDGNNVAHSLMLLAAKVGMNFAIGCPKGYEPDENVTATAKEFAKETGAKIEIFNDAVEAVKDADVVYTDVWASMGQEAEAQERATIFAPFQVNADLMKHAKHDAIFEHCLPAHRSSEVTDEVIDSKQSVVFDEAENRLHAQKAVMVLLAG
- a CDS encoding GNAT family N-acetyltransferase encodes the protein MNIDFVRASEDDADDLIAVQNAAFAVDLQKYGECPAYVYDREVMLKNIRSTIFYKAMADGVTVGSIEIRKRSDSHYFLRVLSVHPDYHNRGIGSKALQFMFSEHPEASTWSLVTPKDNKRNCHLYEKAGFRCVEDRVHSDALTLACYKKET